ACACCCTCGGGCCGCACCCAGCAGGTCAACTTCTTCGACCTGGGCGGCCGGTTGATGCTGGTCGACCTGCCGGGCTACGGCTTCGCACGGGCGGCGAAGAGCGCGATCGCCCGCTGGCAGGGGCTGATCGTCGACTATCTGAAGGGCCGGCCCAACCTGCGCCGGGTCTGCGTGCTGGTCGATTCGCGACACGGCATCAAGGCCAGCGACGAGGAGATCTTCGCGCTGCTGGACGGCGCGGCGGTGCCCTATCAGGTGGTGCTGACCAAGGCCGACAAGAGCGGCGACACCGCGCTTGCCGCCCTGCGCGCGGCGGTCGCCGCCGCGCTGCGGCGCCATCCCGCCGCCCTGCCGGAGGCGCTGGCCACCAGCGCCGCAAAAGGCTATGGAGTGCCCGAACTGCGTGCCGAGCTGGCACGGCTCGCCGAACCCGAAACGCCCCACTGACCGGGAAGAGGAAGATGGGCCCGAAGGACAACAGACGCCGGCTGGAATGGCTTTCGAAGGCGGGGATCCTGTCGGAGGCGCTGCCCTACATGCGCCTCTACGCCGACAAGACGTTCGTCATCAAATATGGCGGCCACGCCATGGGCAACGACGAGCTGGCGACCGAGTTCGCCCGCGACATCGTGCTGCTGAAGCAGGTCGGCATCAACCCGGTGGTGGTGCACGGCGGCGGCCCGCAGATCGGCGACATGCTGGAGCGGCTGAAGATCAAGTCGGAATTCGTCGACGGCCTGCGCGTGACCGACGCCGAGACGGTCGACGTGGTCGAGATGGTGCTGGCCGGCAAGATCAACAAGCAGATCGTCACCGCGATCAATGCCAATGGCGGCAACGCCATCGGCATCTGCGGCAAGGACGGCAACCTGATGAAGGCGCGCCGGCTGCGTCGCACCCAGCGCGACCCCGACAGCAACATCGAGCGCATCCTCGACCTCGGCTTCGTCGGCGAGCCGAGCGTGGTCGACCCGACGGTTATCAAGTCGCTGGTCGCAGCCGACCTGATTCCGGTGGTGGCGCCGATCGGCGTCGGCGACAAGGGCGAGACCTACAACATCAACGCCGATACGGCGGCGGGCGCCATCGCCGGCGCGCTCGGCGCCACCCGGCTCTACCTGCTCACCGACGTGCAGGGCCTGCTCGACGGCGAGGGCAATTTCATCGGCGAGGTCACGCTGGAGGAATGCCGCAGGCTGATCGCCGACAAGGTGGCGACCGGCGGCATGATCCCGAAGCTGGAGACCTGCATGACCGCGCTGGAGAAGTCGGTCGAGGCCGCCGTCATCCTCGACGGCCGCGTGCCGCACGCCCTGCTGCTGGAGATCTTCACCGACCTCGGCGTCGGCACGATGGTGAAGCCGTAGTCAGGCGCGGCGTTGAAGCGTCGGTGAGCGGCTGCCGACGGCCGGCGTTCGGCGATCATCCTCGTCATTGCGAGCCGCCGCCTGGCGGCGTGGCAATCCAGGGCCGGGGCATCGACACCCATGCGCCGGGGCCGGTTTGCCGCGTCGCGGAGCCTGTCCTCGGGCCGGCCGAGGCTCGGCCTCAGCTCCGCCCGTAGGCCGTCAGCACGGTGCCGCGCACGGCGGTGTTGGCGGGGCCGGCCAGGTAGAGGATCGCGGCGGCCAGGGTTTCGGGCGTCACCCATTTCGCCGGGTCGGCCTTCGGCATCGCGGCGCGGTTGGCCGGCGTGTCGATGATCGACGGGGCGACCGCGTTGACCAGGATGCCCTTGTCGGCGAGCTCCTCGCCCAGCGCCGCGGTCATCGCGGCGACGGCGGCCTTGGTGGCGGTGTAGGCGACCATGCCCGCCCCGGTGCGCGGTTCCAGCGCCGGCCGGGCGGCGACGTTGACGATGCGGCCGCCGCCGTCCATCCGGCCCGCCGCCGCCTTGCAGCACAGGAAGCAGGTCATGGCGTTCATCGCCCACATCCGCTGCATGTCGGCGGCCGACGTCTCGGCCAGCCCGGCCATGGCGAAACCGCCGGCGAGGTGGACCGAGGCCCACAGCGCGGGCAGCGCGGCGTAGAAGCCGTCGACGGCGGCGGGATCGGCGAGGTCGATGCCGGCGGCGACCGTGACCCGGTCGGCGCCGAGGGCCGCGGCGGCCGTGCGGTCGGCCTCGGTGAACGCCGGGATGTGGACATGGGCGCCCGCCCGCAGCAACGCCGCCGAGACCACGCGGCCGAGCGCACCGGCCCCGCCGGTCACCACCACGTGCCTGCCTTCGAAATCCTCTGCCATCGGACGCTCCATTCGCTGCCGGCGGCGAGGGAAGCAGGGCCGGCGCCGCGCTTCAAGCCGCAATTGCGCCAGCGGGCGCCAACGGCACGCGCAGCCGGCCTACAGCGGGCAGTTCGGGCGATTGCAGCGGGCGTCGGTGTAGGTGCCGCAGGCCGGGCAGTTGCGCAGCTCGGCGGCCTTCGCGTCGACCCGCCCGTCGCGCCGCGGTCCCGGCGCCCGGGCGCGTTCCGCCGACGCCTTCTTGGCCACGCTCATCACGCGATAGGCGACCATCACGCCGACGACCACGGCGACGATGATCAGGATCTTGCCGAACGAGAGCATTGCGCTGCTATGCCCGAGCGGCAGCCGCCGGGTCAAGCGGGGTTACAGCCCGAACCGGTCCCACAGGGCGCGCTCCTCTGCCGCGGCGGCGATTTCGGCCAGCCAGTCGGCCGGCCCCTGGCGCGCACCCAACCGCCACCACGACCGCCGCTTCGGCGGATTGACCAGGACGAGCCGGACCTTTGCGCCATAGCGCTGGCGCAGCACCCCGCGCAGGTCGCCGACCGCATCGGCCAGCCCCATCGCCACCCCTGTGCGCCCGGCCCAGAACGCGCCGGAGAACATCGCGTCCGCGTCGCCCTTCAGCCGGTCGCCGCGGCGCGCCTTGACGTAATCGATGAAGGCGGCGTGGATCTCGCCCTGCACCGCCTTCAGGTGGCCGACGTCGGCCTTGCGCTCCGGCCCGAACGGGTCGAGCAGCGCCTTGCGCGTGCCGGCGGTGTGGACCCGGCGGTCGATGCCCAGCTTGGCGATCAGCTCGACGAAGCCGAAACCGGCATAGATCACGCCGATCGAGCCGACGATGGAGCTGTCGTCGACGAAGATCTCGTCGCCGGCCGCGGCCAGCCAGTAGCCGCCCGAGGCCGCCACGTCCTCGCAGAAGGCCAGCACCGGCAGCTTCTTCTCGTCCGCCAGCAGGCGGATGCGCCTTGCGATCAGCGCGGACTGCACCGGCGAGCCGCCCGGCGAGTTGACGATCAGCGCCACCGCCTTGGCACCCGGCACCTTGAAGGCGCGCTCCAGCGGCACCGCCAGATCCGCCACGTTCAGGCCGCCGCCGCGCCGGCCGGGACCGTGCCCGATCGGTCCGTGCAGGCGCACGACCGGCACGATCGGCTGGTCGCGCCCGATCAGGCGGCGGACGAAGCGGCGCAATCCCAACTTTTCCTCCTCGGCGGGCCCACAGGCCGGTCAGCCATAGCGCAGGACGGGCGGCCGGCGCCAAGGGGAATCGCGCCGGACCGGTCTGGGCGACCGGCCCGGCTGCGCCGTCACATGTACAGCGCCTCGTCGTCCATGCCGGCGTAGAGGTCGGCGACGAATTCGCCATAGCCGTTGAACAGCAGCGTCGGCACCCGCTCGCCGGTGTGCAGCACGCGCTCGTAGGCCTGGCTCCAGCGCGGGTGGCTGACCTCCGGGTTCACGTTGGCCCAGAAGCCGTATTCGTCAGGGTTGATGACTTCCCAGAAGGTGTGCGGCCGCTCCTCGGTGAAGCGGAAGTTGACGATCGACTTGACCGACTTGAAGCCGTATTTCCACGGCGCGTGCAACCGCAGCGGCGCGCCGTTCTGCTTGGCCACCGGCTTGCCGTAGAGCCCGGTCACCATGAAGGCGAGGTCGTTGGTCGCCTCGGCCATGGTCAGGCCCTCGACATAGGGCCAGGGATACCAGCTCTGCTGTTGGCCCGGCGCCACCTCCGGATCCTCGAACGTGGTCATCTGCAGGTACTTGGCCGAACCGAGCGGACGGGCGATCTCGACCAGCTGGCTCACCGGGAAGCCCGACCACGGCACGGTCATCGACCACGCCTCGACGCAGCGGTGGCGATAGACCCGCTCCTCCAGGCTGACCCGGGCCAGCAGGTCGTCGATGTCCAGCGTCATCTCCTGCTCGACCAGGCCGTCGATGGTGATCGTCCACGGCCGTACCGTCAGCGCCTGGGCGCGGTCGGCGATCGACTTCGACGAACCGAATTCGTAGAAATTGTTGTAGGTCAGCGCGTCGCCTTCCGGCGTCAGCTCGCGGTCGACCTGGTAGGTCTCGTTGCGGGCGACCGGATAGAGGCCGTTCCAGGCCTCGGTCTCGTCGGCGGCCGCGCTGCGGGCGTTCAACAGCGTGGCGCCGGCGATGGTGCCGGCCGCGGCGGTCGCCATGAACGCGCGCCGGTTCAGGTAGACGGCTTCGGGCGTCACCGCCGATTCCGGCAGCTCCCAGCCCTTCTTCACCTTGATCAGCATCGCAATCTCCCTTGTGCCGCCCTGCCATCGCGCACGATAGGCCAGACTAGGTGCGCACCGGACCACACATCAACTCAACTGGGGGTGACCGTCGTGTCATCCGGCACGCCAGCGCGCGGGCCGGCGCAGCGGCAGCCGGCCGCCGAGGGCCTCGTCGATGCGCAGGCAGGCGTTCCACTTCGCCATCCGCTCGGAGCGGGCGAACGAGCCGACCTTGAGCTGGTCCGCGCCCCAGCCGACGGCGAGATCGGCAACGGTGGTGTCCTCGGTCTCGCCGGAGCGGGCGGAGACGATGGCGCTCCACCCGGCCGCGCGCGCCGCCCGCAGCGCCGCGCGGGTCTCGGTCAGGGTTCCGGCCTGGTTCGGCTTGATCAGCGCGGTGTTGGCGGCGCCGGCCCGCGCGGCGGCGGCGATCCGGCGCGCGTCGGTGGTGACGAAGTCGTCGGCGACCACCAGCGTGCCGGCCGGCGCGGCGGCGGTGAAGGCGGCCATGCCCTCGGTGTCGTCCTCCGCCACCGGGTCCTCGACCGAGACGATCGGATAGGCCCGGCACCAGCCGAGCAGCCGTTCCAGCCAGCCGTCGCGATCCAGCTCGGCGCCGTCGGCCGCCAGCCGGTAGCGGCCGGCGCGGTGGAACTGGGTGGCGGCGACGTCGACGGCGATGGCGACCTGCCGCCCCGGGGCGAGGCCCGCCCGCTCGATCGCCAGCACCAGCACCTCCAGCGCCGCCTCGTTGCCGTCGAAGCTGGGCCACCAGCCGCCTTCGTCGGCGACGCCGGCGACCGCGCCGCGCGCCGCCATCACGCCGCCGGCCGCGCGATAGACCTCCGCGGTCCAGTCGAATGCCTCGCCGATCCACGATGCGCCGACCGCGACCACCATGAAGTCCTGCAGGTCGACCCGCGCCGCCGCATGGGCGCCGCCGCCGAACACCTGGATCTCCGGCAGCGGCATGTCGGTCACCGCCGTCTCGCCGGCCAGGTGCCGCCACAACGGCAGGCCGCGGGCGGCCGAGGCGGCGTGGGCGACGGCCATCGACACCGCGATCAGCGCGTTGCCGCCCAGCCGCGCCTTGTCCGGCGTGCCGTCGCAGGCGATCATCGCGCTGTCGACCGCGGCCTGGTCGGCGGCGTCGCGGCCCGCCAGCAGGGCGGCGATCTCGCCATTGACCGCGCCGACCGCCCGGGTGACGTCGAGACCGCCGAAGGCGCCGCCGCCGTCGCGCAGGTCGACCGCCTCGCCGCTGCCGGTCGACGCCCCGGCGGGCGCGATGGCCCGGCCGACGGCGCCGCCGGCGAGATGGATCTCGGCCTCCACCGTCGGGCGGCCGCGCGAATCCCAGACCCGCCGGCCGATCACGCGGTGGATTGCCGTCTCAACCATGTCGTTTCTCCAGCGCCGCGCACCACTCCGCGCGCACGGTTTCCAGGCGTTGCGCCCCGTCCGCGATCAGCGCCCGGGCGGTCGCGCGCACGAACGCCCTGTCGGCCGTGTCGGTCAGGTACTCGACCGGCGACTTGCCGTCGACCCGCGCCAAGGTCAGCGCCGGCAGCAGTGTCGCCGCCCGCGCCCGGCACTGCGCGCGGCTCCCAGTCGACCTCGGCCAGCCAGGCCTCGGCCAGCGCCCGGAAGCAGGCGAGGAACCGCCCGGTCGCGGCAGGCGTCCACAGGCACTTCAGCAGCAGGTGGTTGAGGCAGAAGGCGATGTCGAAGGCGGGGTCGCCGTACCAGGCGCATTCGGCGTCGAGGAACACCGGCCCGGCCGGGCCGATCAGGATGTTCTTCGGGCTGACGTCGCCGTGCACCAGCGCGGCTGCCGGCCAGCGTGCTCGACCAGGGCCTGCATCCGCGGGCCGAGGTCCGGGTGGGCGCGGCCGGTGGCCAGCAGATAGGCGTCGAGCTGGATCGGCATGAACACGTCGTCGGTGGCGAAGCGTGCGGCGACGTCCGCGTCGCCCGCGGTCGCCGCGTGAATGCGGCCGACCGTCCGCCCCACGGCGGCTGCATCGGCCGCGTCGGCGTCGCCGTCGCGCAGCATCGCCTTCCACAGCCGATAGCGGTCCGGCGGCAGCCAGGCCATCGCGAACAGGCCCGAATCCGGGTCGTGGCCGAGAATGTCCGGCGCTGTCCGGCACCACGGCGCGCGCCGTCGCGATCCAGCCACCTCGCTGGCATTGCGGAAACCGGGGCGCCAGTCCGCCGCCACCTTCAGCTTCGCCAGCGCGCTTGACGCAGAACTGACCCGCTGGCGGCGTCGACCCGCCAGATATCCGACGACACGCCGCCGGTCAGCGCCGTCATCGCCGGGCTCGTCCGCGCCGACCAGGCCGAGGCGGCGCAACGCGGGCAGCAGGTCGGCGCCGTCGCTCATAGCGAGCCGGAGGCGACCGCCCCGAGCGCGATCGCCCAGCCGATCCAGCGGTGGAACGGAACGCCTTCAGGCAGCTGACCGGATCGTGCAGCCGCACCGTGTTGATCTGCCAGGCCAGCATCAGCGCGGCGAGGCCGCAGCCTGCGAACCAGGGCCAGTCGGCACCGGCGGTCCGGCCGGTCAGCCAGAGCAGCGCCATCATCGCGACGAAGAAGCCGCCGATCCAGGTGCGCGAATGCCGGCCGAACCGACGCGCGGTCGAGCGCACGCCGATCAGGATGTCGTCCTCGATGTCCTGGTGGGCGTAAATGGTGTCATAGCCCAGCGTCCACAGGATGCCGGCGAGGTAGAGCGGCAGGATCGGCCAGTCGAGGCCGCCGGTCGCCGCGGTCCAGCCGACGATGGCGCCCCAGTTGAACGCCAGCCTGAGGAACACCTGCGGCCACCAGGTGACCCGCTTCATGAACGGGTAGATCGCGACCAGCAGCAGCGAGGCCGCGCCGAGGCCGACGGTGAGCCCGTTGAACTGCAGCAGCACGGCGAGGCCGACCAGCGCCTGCAGCCCGGCCCAGGCCGCCGCCTGGCGCACGCCGACCTGGCCGGACGGGATCGGCCGGGTGGCGGTGCGGGCGACGCGGGCGTCGATGTCGCGGTCGACGATGTCGTTGTAGGTGCAGCCGGCGCCGCGCATCGCCACCGCGCCGAGCCAGAACAGAAAGGCGTACCACAGGAAGGTCCAGTCCAGCGGCCGCGGCCAGGCCAGGGCCAGCGCCCACCAGCACGGCGGCAGCAGCAGCCGCCAGCCGATCGGCCGGTCGAGCCGCGACAGCACCGCATAGGGCCGCAGCGCCGCCGGCAGCAGCCCGATCGGGCCGGTCGTGCGAATGTCGCTGCTGTCGGACTGCGCAACAGTCATGCGCGGCCGGTCCTTTCCCCGAAACGATGCCGCCGGTTCGGCCCCGCGTTCGCCAGACCGTGTCGCGCGCGACAATGGCCTTTGCCGCCTGCGACCGCTAGATATAGTTCCAAGCTTTCCTGCCAAGCAAAGGCATCGCCGCATGGCCCTGGTCGCCGTCAGCCTGGACGACAAATACGAGAGCGAGGACGGCCGGGTCTTCATGACCGGCACCCAGGCGCTGGTGCGGTTGCCGATGATGCAACGCCGGCGCGACGAGGCGGCGGGGCTGAACACCGCCTGCTTCGTGTCGGGCTATCGCGGTTCGCCGCTGGGCGGCGTCGACCAGCAGATGTGGGCGGCACAGGCGTTCCTGAAGCGGCACCACATCGTGTTCCGTGGCGGCGTCAACGAGGACATGGCCGCGACCGCGATCTGGGGCACCCAGCAGGTCGGCCTGTTCCCGGCGCCGAAATACGACGGCGTCTTTTCCATGTGGTACGGCAAGGGCCCCGGCGTCGACCGCTCCGGCGACGTGTTCAAGCATGCCAACCTGGCCGGTACCGCGCCGCATGGCGGCGTGCTGGCGCTGGCCGGCGACGACCACCAGGCCAAGTCGTCGACCACGGCCCACCAGTCGGACTTCGCCTTCGTCGACGCCAACATGCCGCTGTTCCACCCGGCCGGCGTGCAGGAGCTGATGGACCTGGGCCTGATCGGCTTCGCGATGTCGCGCTATTCCGGCTGCTGGGTCGGCTTCAAGTGCGTCGGCGACACCATGGACAGCGCCGCCTCGGTCGCGGTCGACCCGCACCGGGTGTCGATCGTGCTGCCCGAGGACTTCGCCTTTCCGCCCGACGGCGCCAACATCCGCTTTCCCGACCCGTTCCTGGAGCAGGAAAAGCGGCTGCACCAGGTGAAGATCCCGGCGGCGCTGGCCTTCGCCCGCGCCAACGGCCTCGACCGCACGATCTGGCGACCGAACGGCGCGCGGCTCGGCATCGTCACCTCGGGCAAGAGCTACCTCGACGTCCGCCAGGCCCTCGACGACCTGCATGTCGACGAGGCCGAGGCGGCGCGGCTGGGCATCGCCCTGTTCAAGGTTTCGATGGCGTTCCCGCTGGAACCCACCGCGATCGGCGGCTTCTGCGCCGGGCTGGACGAGGTGCTGGTGGTCGAGGAGAAGCGGGCGCTGATCGAGACCCAGCTGAAGGAGGCGCTGTACAACCTGCCGGCAGACCGCCGGCCGCGGGTCCATGGCAAGAAGGACGAGGCCGGCGCCTGGATGCTGCCGTCGAACGGCGAGCTGACGCCGGCGCGGATCGCCCGCACCATCGCGCGGCGGCTGGAGGGCCTCGGCGTCCGGTCCGAAAGCATCGCGCGCCGGCTGGCCTGGTTCGACCAGAAGGAGAAGGCGCTGGACGCGCGGCCGGCGCCGCTGGTGCGCGCGCCGCACTTCTGCTCCGGCTGCCCGCACAACACCTCGACCAAGATCCCGGACGGCAGCCTGCAGCTGGCCGGCATCGGCTGCCACTACATGGTGGTGCTGATGGACCGCAACGCCATCACCTTCAGCCAGATGGGCGGCGAAGGGGTCGCCTGGACCGGTGCGGCGCCATTCAGTGCCATGCAGCACGTCTTCACCAACCTGGGCGACGGCACCTATTTCCACAGCGGCATCATGGCGATCCGCGCCGCGGTCGCCGCCGGCGTCAACATCACGTACAAGATTCTCTACAACGACGCGGTGGCGATGACCGGCGGACAGCCGGTCGACGGCCCGCTGACCGTGCCGATGATCAGCCGCCAGGTCGAGGCGGAGGGGGTCCGGCGCATCGCCATCGTCAGCGACGAGCCCGGCAAGTACCCGATCGGCACCCATTTCGCGCCGGGCACCACCTTTCACCACCGCGACGAGCTGGACGCGGTGCAGAAGGAGATGCGCGAGACCGAGGGCGTCAGCGTCATCATCTACGACCAGACCTGCGCGGCGGAGAAGCGGCGCCGGCGCAAGCGCGGCACCTTCCCCGACCCGGCCCGGCGGGTGGTGATCAACGACCGGGTCTGCGAGGGCTGCGGCGACTGCTCCACCCAGTCCAACTGCCTTTCGGTCGTGCCGCTGGAGACCGAGTTCGGGCGCAAGCGCACCATCGACCAGTCGAGCTGCAACAAGGACTATTCCTGCCTGAACGGCTTCTGCCCCAGCTTCGTCACCGTCGAGGGCGGCGCCCTGCGCAAGCCGCGCACGCTGGCCCGTGCGGCGACGCCGGCCGAGCAGTGGACGGCGCCGCTGCCCGACCCGCAGCTGCCGCCGACGCGCGAGCCCTTCGGCATCGTCGTCACCGGCATCGGCGGCACCGGGATCGTCACCATCGGCGCGCTGATCGGCATGGCCGCCCATCTCGAGGGCAAGGGCTGCTCGGTGATGGACATGACCGGGCTGGCGCAGAAGGGCGGCGCGGTGGTCAGCCATATCCGGATCGCCGACAACCCGGACGCGCTGCACGCGGTGCGCATCGCCGCCGGCGGCGCCGACCTGATCCTCGGCTGCGACATCGTCACCACGGCCGCCTTCGACACCCTGGCCAAGGCCACCGCCGGCGAGACCCGGGCCATCGTCAACGACGAGCGCACGGTGACCGGCGCCTTTACCCGCAATCCCGATTTCCGGTTTCCGGACGACGGCCTGCGCGCAACCATCGCCGACGCCGTCGGTGCGGCGGCGACCGAGTTCGTTTCGGCCACGAGGCTGGCCACCGCCCTGCTCGGCAACTCCATCGCCACCAACCCGTTCATGCTGGGCTACGCCTGGC
This is a stretch of genomic DNA from Alphaproteobacteria bacterium. It encodes these proteins:
- the argB gene encoding acetylglutamate kinase — its product is MGPKDNRRRLEWLSKAGILSEALPYMRLYADKTFVIKYGGHAMGNDELATEFARDIVLLKQVGINPVVVHGGGPQIGDMLERLKIKSEFVDGLRVTDAETVDVVEMVLAGKINKQIVTAINANGGNAIGICGKDGNLMKARRLRRTQRDPDSNIERILDLGFVGEPSVVDPTVIKSLVAADLIPVVAPIGVGDKGETYNINADTAAGAIAGALGATRLYLLTDVQGLLDGEGNFIGEVTLEECRRLIADKVATGGMIPKLETCMTALEKSVEAAVILDGRVPHALLLEIFTDLGVGTMVKP
- a CDS encoding SDR family NAD(P)-dependent oxidoreductase — its product is MAEDFEGRHVVVTGGAGALGRVVSAALLRAGAHVHIPAFTEADRTAAAALGADRVTVAAGIDLADPAAVDGFYAALPALWASVHLAGGFAMAGLAETSAADMQRMWAMNAMTCFLCCKAAAGRMDGGGRIVNVAARPALEPRTGAGMVAYTATKAAVAAMTAALGEELADKGILVNAVAPSIIDTPANRAAMPKADPAKWVTPETLAAAILYLAGPANTAVRGTVLTAYGRS
- a CDS encoding S49 family peptidase; translation: MGLRRFVRRLIGRDQPIVPVVRLHGPIGHGPGRRGGGLNVADLAVPLERAFKVPGAKAVALIVNSPGGSPVQSALIARRIRLLADEKKLPVLAFCEDVAASGGYWLAAAGDEIFVDDSSIVGSIGVIYAGFGFVELIAKLGIDRRVHTAGTRKALLDPFGPERKADVGHLKAVQGEIHAAFIDYVKARRGDRLKGDADAMFSGAFWAGRTGVAMGLADAVGDLRGVLRQRYGAKVRLVLVNPPKRRSWWRLGARQGPADWLAEIAAAAEERALWDRFGL
- the msrP gene encoding protein-methionine-sulfoxide reductase catalytic subunit MsrP; translated protein: MLIKVKKGWELPESAVTPEAVYLNRRAFMATAAAGTIAGATLLNARSAAADETEAWNGLYPVARNETYQVDRELTPEGDALTYNNFYEFGSSKSIADRAQALTVRPWTITIDGLVEQEMTLDIDDLLARVSLEERVYRHRCVEAWSMTVPWSGFPVSQLVEIARPLGSAKYLQMTTFEDPEVAPGQQQSWYPWPYVEGLTMAEATNDLAFMVTGLYGKPVAKQNGAPLRLHAPWKYGFKSVKSIVNFRFTEERPHTFWEVINPDEYGFWANVNPEVSHPRWSQAYERVLHTGERVPTLLFNGYGEFVADLYAGMDDEALYM
- a CDS encoding phosphopyruvate hydratase, which gives rise to MVETAIHRVIGRRVWDSRGRPTVEAEIHLAGGAVGRAIAPAGASTGSGEAVDLRDGGGAFGGLDVTRAVGAVNGEIAALLAGRDAADQAAVDSAMIACDGTPDKARLGGNALIAVSMAVAHAASAARGLPLWRHLAGETAVTDMPLPEIQVFGGGAHAAARVDLQDFMVVAVGASWIGEAFDWTAEVYRAAGGVMAARGAVAGVADEGGWWPSFDGNEAALEVLVLAIERAGLAPGRQVAIAVDVAATQFHRAGRYRLAADGAELDRDGWLERLLGWCRAYPIVSVEDPVAEDDTEGMAAFTAAAPAGTLVVADDFVTTDARRIAAAARAGAANTALIKPNQAGTLTETRAALRAARAAGWSAIVSARSGETEDTTVADLAVGWGADQLKVGSFARSERMAKWNACLRIDEALGGRLPLRRPARWRAG
- a CDS encoding phosphotransferase encodes the protein MHGDVSPKNILIGPAGPVFLDAECAWYGDPAFDIAFCLNHLLLKCLWTPAATGRFLACFRALAEAWLAEVDWEPRAVPGAGGDTAAGADLGAGRRQVAGRVPDRHGRQGVRARDRPGADRGRGATPGNRARGVVRGAGETTWLRRQSTA
- the ubiA gene encoding 4-hydroxybenzoate octaprenyltransferase — translated: MTVAQSDSSDIRTTGPIGLLPAALRPYAVLSRLDRPIGWRLLLPPCWWALALAWPRPLDWTFLWYAFLFWLGAVAMRGAGCTYNDIVDRDIDARVARTATRPIPSGQVGVRQAAAWAGLQALVGLAVLLQFNGLTVGLGAASLLLVAIYPFMKRVTWWPQVFLRLAFNWGAIVGWTAATGGLDWPILPLYLAGILWTLGYDTIYAHQDIEDDILIGVRSTARRFGRHSRTWIGGFFVAMMALLWLTGRTAGADWPWFAGCGLAALMLAWQINTVRLHDPVSCLKAFRSTAGSAGRSRSGRSPPARYERRRRPAARVAPPRPGRRGRARR